A section of the Oreochromis niloticus isolate F11D_XX linkage group LG9, O_niloticus_UMD_NMBU, whole genome shotgun sequence genome encodes:
- the LOC112847805 gene encoding uncharacterized protein K02A2.6-like, with protein MDWIIKGLPAGEGVDLKAFLGKRAELSVQAGCLLWGRRVIIPLSLQTKLLKQLHAGHSGIVRMKEIARSYFWWPNMDKQIEEIAKNCSSCHKVRNNPPLAPLHPWEFPQEPWHRVHIDFAGPYKDKMFLVAVDAHSKWPEVTIMKSTTTEKTTEALGEMFSRFGSPTQIVSDNGPQLVSQEMEAFLQANGVQHITSAPYHPATNGLAERFVQTMKHALKTSQGQGTLHQRLHKFLLSYRNSPHATTRTSPANAMFKRDLRTTFDLLKPSTVKDTVQKQQEKQIMYRGQQVKDRVFSPGESVLARNYRGAHKWVPATVIAQTGPVSYTVQVADGVWRRHVDQLLQTAPVSAERSFEDLKNALIDSSVPPHMQVENSTTSGKVVPTVNETARETETSSVTETKAPQKSTQTDVTTDRRYPNRERRPPVRLSY; from the coding sequence ATGGACTGGATCATTAAGGGTCTTCCTGCAGGTGAGGGTGTAGACTTGAAGGCCTTCCTTGGAAAGCGGGCGGAGCTTTCTGTTCAGGCGGGATGTTTGCTGTGGGGGAGGAGAGTCATTATTCCCCTGTCACTTCAAACAAAACTGTTGAAGCAACTTCATGCAGGACACAGTGGAATAGTGAGAATGAAGGAAATAGCGAGAAGCTATTTTTGGTGGCCAAATATGGACAAACAGATTGAGGAGATTGCTAAAAACTGTTCATCGTGTCATAAGGTCCGGAACAACCCACCACTTGCTCCTCTCCATCCCTGGGAGTTCCCACAGGAGCCATGGCATCGTGTGCACATTGACTTTGCAGGTCCATACAAGGACAAAATGTTTCTTGTAGCTGTTGATGCACACAGTAAATGGCCTGAAGTGACCATCATGAAATCAACCACCACTGAGAAGACCACAGAAGCACTAGGAGAAATGTTCAGTAGGTTTGGATCTCCTACACAGATAGTCTCTGACAATGGACCTCAACTGGTTTCACAGGAAATGGAGGCTTTCCTGCAGGCTAATGGAGTGCAGCACATTACATCAGCTCCATACCATCCTGCAACGAATGGTCTTGCAGAAAGGTTTGTTCAGACAATGAAACATGCACTGAAAACATCACAAGGCCAAGGAACACTGCATCAGAGACTGCACAAGTTTCTGCTTAGCTATCGGAACAGTCCACATGCAACCACAAGGACATCGCCTGCCAACGCAATGTTCAAGAGAGATCTGCGCACTACCTTTGATCTTTTGAAACCCTCAACTGTGAAGGACACTGTGCAAAAACaacaagagaaacaaattatgtACAGGGGCCAACAGGTCAAGGACAGAGTCTTCAGCCCCGGTGAGTCAGTGCTGGCCAGGAACTACCGAGGAGCACACAAGTGGGTTCCTGCCACTGTCATCGCACAAACTGGACCAGTTTCATATACAGTACAGGTTGCCGATGGAGTGTGGAGAAGGCACGTGGATCAGCTACTACAGACCGCACCAGTGTCTGCAGAAAGGTCTTTCGAAGATCTTAAAAATGCACTCATCGACTCGTCAGTCCCTCCACACATGCAAGTAGAGAACTCCACCACATCAGGAAAAGTGGTTCCCACTGTAAATGAGACTGCAAGAGAGACTGAGACATCTTCAGTGACAGAAACAAAGGCTCCACAAAAGAGCACACAGACTGACGTTACCACAGACCGCCGATACCCCAACAGAGAGCGGCGGCCTCCTGTTCGTCTGAGTTATTAG